One part of the Bacillus sp. FJAT-27916 genome encodes these proteins:
- the pnp gene encoding polyribonucleotide nucleotidyltransferase has translation MEQTKRTFSLDWAGRPLTVEIGQLAKQANGAALIRYGDSAVLSTAVASKEPKNIDFFPLTVSYEEKLYAVGKIPGGFIKREGRPSEKAVLTSRLIDRPIRPLFADGFRNDVQVVSMVLSVDQDCPTEMAAMFGSSLALCVSDIPFEGPIAGVIVGRVDGKFVINPTIEQLDKSDIHLTVAGTMDAINMVEAGADEVPEETMLEAIMFGHEEIKKLIKFQQEIVEAVGKEKREIVLYELDAALVDEVKGMCLEEMNGAVQVQEKHAREDAISAVKDKVLAVFEEREADEDTLKQVKEILSKLVKDEVRRLITEEKVRPDGRNPEEIRPLSSEVGLLPRTHGSGLFTRGQTQALSIATLGALGDVQILDGLGLEESKRFMHHYNFPHFSVGETGPIRGPGRREIGHGALGERALEPVIPNENDFPYTIRLVSEVLESNGSTSQASICASTLALMDAGVPIKAPVAGIAMGLVKQGEHYTVLSDIQGMEDHLGDMDFKVAGTKKGVTALQMDIKIAGLTREILEEALMQAQKGRNHILEHLMGTLDQPRNQLSQYAPKILTMTIKPDKIRDVIGPSGKQINKIIEETGVKIDIEQDGTVYIASTDQEMNEKAKSIIEDIVREVEVGQMYLGTVKRIEKFGCFVEIFKGKDGLVHISELAEERVGKVEDVVKIGDEILVKVTEIDRQGRVNLSRKAVLKEQKEKAEQQ, from the coding sequence ATGGAGCAAACAAAACGCACATTTTCTTTAGATTGGGCAGGCCGTCCATTGACGGTTGAAATTGGCCAATTAGCAAAGCAGGCTAATGGCGCTGCCTTAATTCGATATGGCGACTCGGCAGTATTAAGTACAGCCGTAGCGTCAAAAGAACCAAAAAATATTGATTTCTTCCCATTAACAGTAAGTTATGAAGAGAAATTATATGCAGTAGGGAAAATCCCGGGAGGATTTATTAAACGAGAGGGCAGACCAAGTGAAAAGGCTGTTTTAACAAGCCGCTTGATTGACCGCCCGATTCGCCCTTTATTCGCAGATGGATTCAGAAATGACGTCCAGGTTGTCAGCATGGTCTTATCTGTCGATCAAGACTGTCCGACTGAGATGGCCGCTATGTTTGGTTCTTCTCTTGCTTTATGTGTATCAGACATTCCGTTTGAAGGTCCGATTGCAGGAGTCATTGTCGGCCGAGTAGATGGCAAATTCGTTATTAACCCAACGATTGAACAGCTTGATAAGAGCGATATTCACCTGACTGTTGCAGGAACGATGGATGCTATTAACATGGTTGAAGCCGGCGCAGATGAAGTTCCGGAAGAAACGATGCTAGAGGCGATTATGTTCGGACATGAAGAAATCAAGAAATTGATTAAATTCCAACAGGAAATCGTTGAGGCAGTCGGTAAAGAAAAACGTGAAATCGTCCTTTATGAATTAGATGCTGCATTGGTTGATGAAGTCAAAGGCATGTGTCTAGAGGAGATGAACGGTGCCGTTCAGGTACAGGAAAAACATGCACGTGAGGATGCTATTTCCGCTGTGAAAGATAAGGTCCTTGCTGTATTTGAAGAAAGAGAAGCAGATGAGGATACGCTGAAACAAGTAAAAGAAATCCTCAGTAAATTAGTAAAAGATGAAGTTCGCCGTTTAATTACGGAAGAAAAGGTTCGTCCAGACGGAAGAAATCCAGAAGAGATTCGTCCGCTATCATCTGAAGTCGGCCTCCTGCCTCGTACACATGGTTCAGGTCTCTTCACACGCGGACAAACACAGGCGCTTTCCATCGCAACGCTTGGTGCTCTTGGAGACGTTCAAATTCTTGATGGCTTAGGCTTAGAAGAATCCAAACGATTCATGCATCATTATAACTTCCCGCATTTCTCTGTCGGTGAAACTGGACCAATCAGAGGACCAGGCAGACGGGAAATTGGTCATGGTGCATTGGGAGAAAGAGCTCTGGAGCCGGTTATTCCTAATGAAAATGATTTCCCGTATACCATTCGTCTTGTATCTGAGGTACTTGAATCTAATGGTTCTACATCACAAGCAAGTATTTGTGCGAGTACGCTTGCCCTTATGGACGCAGGTGTACCGATTAAAGCACCGGTTGCCGGTATTGCAATGGGCCTTGTTAAACAAGGTGAGCATTATACCGTCCTATCTGATATTCAAGGTATGGAAGACCATCTCGGCGACATGGACTTTAAAGTGGCTGGAACGAAAAAAGGTGTTACAGCCTTACAAATGGATATTAAGATTGCTGGACTTACCCGTGAGATCCTCGAAGAAGCTCTCATGCAGGCTCAAAAAGGACGCAACCATATTCTTGAACATTTAATGGGTACACTTGACCAGCCGCGTAATCAGCTTTCCCAATATGCTCCGAAGATCTTGACTATGACAATCAAGCCGGATAAAATCCGCGATGTCATTGGACCAAGCGGTAAGCAAATCAACAAAATTATCGAAGAAACTGGCGTTAAGATTGATATCGAGCAGGATGGTACAGTCTATATCGCTTCTACCGACCAAGAGATGAATGAGAAAGCGAAGAGCATCATTGAAGATATCGTGCGTGAGGTAGAAGTTGGCCAAATGTATTTAGGTACCGTCAAGCGCATTGAGAAATTCGGCTGCTTCGTTGAAATCTTTAAAGGAAAAGATGGTCTTGTTCATATTTCTGAACTAGCTGAAGAACGTGTCGGCAAAGTAGAGGATGTCGTGAAGATTGGCGACGAAATTCTTGTTAAAGTTACAGAAATCGATCGACAAGGCAGAGTAAATCTTTCAAGAAAAGCAGTATTGAAAGAGCAAAAAGAAAAAGCAGAACAGCAGTAA
- the rpsO gene encoding 30S ribosomal protein S15: MALTQERKNQIINEYKTHESDTGSPEVQIAVLTEQINTLNEHLRTHKKDHHSRRGLLKMVGKRRNLLTYLRNKDVTRYRELINKLGLRR; the protein is encoded by the coding sequence ATGGCATTAACGCAAGAGCGTAAAAATCAGATCATCAATGAGTACAAAACTCATGAGAGCGACACTGGGTCTCCAGAAGTTCAGATCGCTGTCCTTACTGAACAAATCAACACTTTAAACGAACACTTACGCACACACAAGAAAGATCACCACTCTCGTCGTGGCCTTTTGAAAATGGTAGGTAAACGTCGTAACTTACTTACTTATTTGCGTAACAAAGACGTTACTCGTTATCGCGAATTAATCAACAAGCTTGGTTTACGTCGATAA
- a CDS encoding bifunctional riboflavin kinase/FAD synthetase, producing the protein MQIIKIHHPHTFKGDEFPPLAIALGYFDGVHTGHRQVIQTAIEAGKEKGLQTAVMTFDPHPSVILNKEVKHVRQLTPMNEKVALIEQMGIDYLFIVHFTKEFASLSPEAFVKEYLISLNVKHIVAGFDYTYGHRGKGTMEDLPMYTHGQIAQTIVSKQELDSEKISSTRIRKELISGNVEETARLLGRPFNVKGQVVDGEKRGRLLGFPTANVEVDPDYYLPGVGVYCVRMLVKGAWHNGICNVGYKPTFHSEKEEIPTVEVHLLDFEDHIYGEEVTVKWCTRIRDEKKFEGLDALIAQLEQDKRFAAEYFENF; encoded by the coding sequence ATGCAAATAATCAAGATTCATCATCCCCATACATTTAAAGGGGATGAATTTCCCCCGTTAGCCATTGCCCTTGGCTATTTTGACGGTGTTCACACAGGGCACCGCCAAGTCATACAAACGGCTATAGAAGCGGGAAAGGAAAAAGGACTTCAGACGGCTGTCATGACTTTTGACCCTCATCCGTCCGTTATATTAAATAAGGAAGTCAAGCATGTCAGACAGTTAACGCCCATGAATGAGAAAGTGGCTCTCATCGAGCAAATGGGGATTGATTATTTATTTATCGTTCATTTTACGAAGGAATTTGCAAGCCTGAGTCCGGAGGCTTTCGTGAAGGAATATTTAATTTCCTTGAATGTGAAGCATATCGTGGCTGGATTTGACTATACGTATGGGCATCGCGGCAAAGGGACAATGGAAGACCTCCCAATGTATACACATGGACAAATCGCTCAGACGATTGTTTCCAAGCAGGAGCTTGACTCCGAGAAAATAAGCTCAACAAGAATACGCAAGGAGCTTATAAGCGGGAATGTGGAAGAGACGGCACGCCTCTTGGGAAGACCATTCAATGTGAAGGGACAGGTGGTTGACGGGGAGAAGAGAGGGCGTCTGCTCGGCTTTCCGACAGCCAATGTGGAAGTCGACCCTGATTATTATTTGCCTGGTGTGGGTGTGTATTGTGTACGAATGCTCGTAAAAGGAGCATGGCATAATGGCATTTGTAATGTAGGGTACAAGCCGACCTTCCACTCTGAGAAAGAGGAGATTCCGACCGTTGAGGTCCATCTATTAGATTTTGAGGATCATATATATGGTGAGGAAGTCACTGTTAAATGGTGTACACGAATTCGTGATGAGAAGAAGTTTGAAGGTCTCGATGCCCTCATTGCCCAGCTGGAGCAGGATAAAAGGTTTGCAGCTGAATATTTCGAAAACTTTTAA
- the truB gene encoding tRNA pseudouridine(55) synthase TruB produces the protein MSELNGILILNKPAGATSHDCIIKVRKILKMKKVGHTGTLDPDVTGVLPICLGKATRVAEYITDAGKEYIGEVTLGWSTTTEDASGDIVSEKKVDRVIKREEILAIFDSLTGEITQTPPIYSAVKVNGKRLYEYALKGQEVEIPSRKVRIYEIELLDDRDVFEGDSISFKFRVACGKGTYIRTLSCMIGEQLGFPAHMSKLVRSRSARFTLEDAISLERLSELAENGEVQSVLRPIEEGIVDLPRLQVSPDIASRVQNGAVLSERDLLAGEIQSPFAVLNEQEKLLAVYQHHPEKKGLCKPVKVIPNV, from the coding sequence GTGAGTGAATTAAATGGAATTCTCATTTTGAATAAGCCGGCAGGAGCGACCTCCCACGATTGCATTATTAAGGTGAGGAAGATTCTCAAAATGAAAAAGGTCGGACATACAGGGACCCTTGATCCCGATGTGACAGGTGTTCTGCCAATCTGCCTCGGAAAGGCTACACGGGTTGCAGAGTATATTACCGATGCCGGAAAGGAATACATAGGGGAAGTAACGCTTGGCTGGTCTACAACAACGGAGGATGCCTCAGGCGACATTGTCAGCGAGAAGAAAGTGGACAGGGTGATTAAGCGTGAAGAGATTCTAGCCATTTTCGACTCCTTGACAGGGGAAATTACGCAGACACCCCCCATCTATTCAGCGGTGAAGGTGAATGGAAAACGATTGTATGAGTATGCGTTAAAAGGCCAGGAGGTAGAGATCCCATCAAGAAAGGTGCGAATCTATGAGATAGAGCTTCTTGATGACAGAGATGTGTTCGAAGGGGACTCCATCTCGTTCAAATTCCGTGTCGCTTGCGGAAAAGGAACGTATATCCGAACCTTATCCTGCATGATTGGTGAACAATTAGGCTTTCCCGCACATATGTCTAAATTAGTCCGTTCGAGGTCGGCGCGCTTCACACTGGAGGATGCCATCAGCTTAGAGCGCTTGAGCGAACTAGCAGAAAATGGGGAAGTCCAGAGCGTTTTAAGACCTATTGAAGAAGGAATCGTGGACCTGCCAAGGCTTCAGGTGTCTCCAGACATTGCCTCAAGGGTTCAAAATGGCGCTGTTCTGTCTGAACGCGATCTCCTGGCAGGGGAAATACAAAGTCCTTTTGCGGTTTTGAATGAACAGGAAAAACTCTTGGCTGTCTATCAGCATCATCCGGAGAAGAAAGGGTTATGCAAACCTGTTAAAGTTATACCAAATGTATAG
- the rbfA gene encoding 30S ribosome-binding factor RbfA, with translation MSLRSTRVGEQMKKELSDILGRKLKDPRVGFVTVTDVEVSGDLQQAKVYISVLGDAEKREDTLKGLEKAKGFIRSELGQRIRLRKTPELLFEFDESIDYGNRIESLLHQIHKEEKNEEE, from the coding sequence ATGAGCCTTAGATCGACCCGTGTTGGGGAACAAATGAAAAAAGAACTTAGCGATATCCTTGGTCGTAAGCTAAAAGACCCGAGGGTAGGATTTGTGACGGTCACTGATGTTGAAGTATCAGGCGATCTTCAGCAGGCAAAAGTGTATATCTCTGTTTTGGGAGACGCTGAAAAGAGAGAGGATACGCTTAAAGGCCTTGAGAAAGCAAAGGGATTCATCCGCTCCGAGCTTGGACAGCGTATTCGTCTGCGCAAGACGCCGGAATTGCTGTTTGAATTCGATGAATCCATCGATTATGGAAATCGAATCGAAAGCCTTCTCCACCAAATTCATAAAGAAGAGAAGAATGAGGAAGAGTAG
- a CDS encoding DUF503 domain-containing protein encodes MIGAAECECLIPDVHSLKEKRAVLQRVIPRLKQKFNASVAEVDFQDTWQRTVIAIVVVSSSKVSTERELQRAIAYLDSFPEIERTVTSIEWF; translated from the coding sequence ATGATTGGCGCCGCAGAATGTGAATGTCTGATTCCTGATGTGCATTCATTAAAGGAAAAGAGAGCAGTTCTGCAAAGGGTCATCCCCCGTTTGAAACAAAAATTCAACGCTTCTGTTGCAGAAGTGGACTTTCAGGATACATGGCAGCGAACGGTGATCGCCATCGTCGTTGTCTCCTCCTCTAAGGTCTCTACGGAAAGGGAATTACAAAGAGCTATTGCTTATTTGGATTCTTTCCCGGAAATCGAACGTACAGTTACATCAATAGAATGGTTTTAA
- the infB gene encoding translation initiation factor IF-2, with translation MGKVRVYEYAKKNNVSSKVVINKLKDMGIEVSNHMTALEDNAVERLEKLFNPASSKSQSSPAAQTRDNQHQNQNRVNQNGQQKKPQTNRSGQANTRPAASAAQGQRQNQSGGRNNQNSTNNNNTKNKPATKGNEGKKSVQDNQRRGNFKNNRNNKNKRGNQRHQNKSQHQPTPRKERELPEKITFTESLSVLELSKKIHREPSEIIKKLFMLGVMATINQELDKDAIELICADYGVEVEEIIKVDVTDLEAVIADDENPEENTVERPAVVTIMGHVDHGKTTLLDAIRNTKVTEGEAGGITQHIGAYQVEVDGKKITFLDTPGHAAFTTMRARGAQVTDITIIVVAADDGVMPQTIEAINHAKAAEVPIIVAVNKMDKEGANPDRVKQELVENGLVPEEWGGDTIFVPMSAKKGEGIDQLLEMILLVSEVNEYKANPNRKAIGTVIEAELDKGRGSVATLLVQNGTLRVGDPIVVGDTFGKVRAMVNDLGRRVKEAGPSTPIEITGLNEVPQAGDRFVVFSDEKTARQVGEARAQKQLLASRNESSRVTLENLFDQLKQGEVKEINIIVKGDVQGSVEAVAASLQKIEVEGVKVKIIHAGVGAITESDIILAAASNAIVIGFNVRPDANAKRAAESEKVDVRLHRIIYKAIEEIEAAMKGMLDPEYEEKVIGQAEVRQTIKISKVGTIAGSYVTDGKITRNSGIRLIREGIVIFEGELDTLKRFKDDVKEVAQGYECGITIKNFNDIKEGDVIEAYVMEEIKRA, from the coding sequence ATGGGTAAAGTACGTGTATATGAATATGCGAAGAAGAACAATGTGTCTAGTAAAGTAGTGATTAATAAACTGAAGGATATGGGGATTGAGGTCTCGAATCACATGACGGCCTTGGAAGATAATGCAGTTGAAAGGCTTGAAAAGCTGTTCAATCCTGCATCATCAAAGTCCCAGTCTTCTCCAGCTGCTCAAACTAGAGACAATCAACACCAGAACCAAAACCGAGTGAATCAAAACGGGCAGCAAAAAAAGCCGCAGACAAATCGAAGCGGCCAAGCAAATACCAGACCTGCAGCGAGTGCAGCACAAGGTCAAAGGCAAAACCAATCTGGGGGAAGAAACAACCAGAATTCAACAAATAATAATAATACAAAGAATAAACCGGCAACTAAGGGTAATGAAGGGAAAAAAAGCGTGCAAGATAATCAAAGAAGAGGAAACTTCAAAAATAACAGAAATAATAAAAATAAACGTGGCAATCAACGTCACCAAAATAAATCACAGCATCAGCCAACTCCAAGGAAAGAACGTGAATTACCAGAAAAAATCACGTTTACAGAATCACTTTCTGTCCTTGAACTAAGTAAAAAAATTCACCGTGAGCCGAGTGAAATCATCAAGAAATTATTCATGCTTGGTGTAATGGCAACCATTAACCAAGAACTGGATAAGGACGCGATTGAATTAATCTGTGCAGACTACGGTGTAGAAGTAGAAGAAATCATCAAAGTCGATGTTACTGACCTTGAAGCGGTCATTGCAGACGATGAAAATCCAGAAGAAAATACGGTGGAACGCCCAGCAGTCGTTACGATTATGGGACACGTTGACCATGGGAAAACAACCTTGCTTGATGCCATCCGTAATACAAAGGTAACGGAAGGCGAAGCAGGCGGTATTACCCAGCATATTGGTGCCTACCAAGTAGAAGTAGACGGCAAGAAGATTACCTTCCTTGATACACCAGGACACGCCGCCTTTACTACGATGCGTGCACGTGGTGCTCAAGTAACAGATATCACGATTATTGTCGTTGCAGCAGACGATGGTGTTATGCCGCAAACGATTGAAGCAATCAACCATGCAAAAGCTGCAGAAGTGCCAATCATCGTTGCTGTCAATAAAATGGATAAAGAAGGTGCCAACCCTGATCGCGTGAAACAGGAATTGGTGGAAAATGGCCTAGTACCAGAAGAGTGGGGCGGGGATACTATCTTTGTTCCGATGTCTGCTAAAAAAGGCGAAGGAATCGATCAATTGCTTGAAATGATCTTGCTTGTCAGCGAGGTAAATGAATATAAAGCCAATCCTAATCGTAAAGCAATCGGTACCGTTATTGAAGCAGAGCTTGATAAAGGCCGCGGTTCAGTAGCGACACTGTTGGTGCAAAATGGAACACTTCGCGTTGGTGATCCAATCGTTGTCGGCGATACGTTCGGTAAAGTACGTGCAATGGTCAATGATTTAGGCCGCCGTGTGAAAGAAGCCGGCCCATCTACTCCAATTGAAATCACTGGATTGAACGAAGTGCCGCAAGCAGGCGACCGCTTTGTTGTCTTTAGTGATGAGAAGACTGCTCGTCAAGTCGGGGAAGCTCGTGCACAGAAACAATTGCTTGCTTCTCGTAATGAAAGCTCCCGCGTGACGCTTGAAAACTTGTTTGACCAGCTTAAACAAGGGGAAGTTAAAGAAATTAACATCATCGTTAAAGGTGACGTACAAGGCTCTGTTGAGGCTGTAGCCGCTTCTCTTCAAAAGATTGAAGTAGAAGGCGTGAAAGTGAAAATCATCCATGCTGGTGTAGGGGCGATCACTGAATCTGATATCATCCTTGCAGCTGCATCCAATGCGATTGTCATCGGATTTAACGTTAGACCTGATGCTAACGCAAAACGCGCTGCTGAATCTGAAAAAGTGGACGTACGTCTTCACCGTATTATCTATAAAGCGATTGAAGAGATTGAAGCTGCGATGAAAGGGATGCTTGACCCTGAATATGAAGAAAAAGTCATCGGGCAAGCAGAGGTTCGCCAAACGATTAAAATCTCTAAAGTCGGTACGATTGCCGGAAGCTATGTGACTGACGGTAAAATCACGCGTAACAGCGGAATCCGCCTTATTCGTGAAGGAATCGTTATCTTTGAAGGAGAGCTAGATACGCTTAAACGCTTTAAAGATGATGTGAAAGAAGTCGCTCAAGGCTATGAGTGCGGTATCACAATCAAGAACTTCAATGACATTAAAGAAGGCGACGTTATTGAAGCCTATGTCATGGAGGAAATCAAACGAGCATGA
- a CDS encoding YlxQ family RNA-binding protein encodes MNKKWMSLLGLAYRARKVISGEELVIKEIRSNRAKLVLLSMDASVNTEKKITDKCHFYGVPLRKVQDRSMLGEAIGKEARVVVSVQDEGFAQKLNSLLD; translated from the coding sequence ATGAACAAGAAGTGGATGTCCCTTTTGGGACTCGCATATCGAGCGAGAAAAGTTATTTCCGGGGAAGAATTGGTCATAAAGGAAATTCGTTCCAATCGGGCGAAATTGGTTTTATTATCAATGGATGCTTCTGTTAATACGGAAAAGAAAATCACCGACAAATGTCATTTTTACGGAGTGCCGCTTCGAAAGGTCCAAGATCGTTCCATGCTTGGAGAAGCAATTGGAAAAGAAGCGAGAGTGGTCGTCTCCGTACAAGATGAGGGATTTGCACAGAAATTAAACTCCTTGCTCGATTAA
- the rnpM gene encoding RNase P modulator RnpM: MNNRKKIPLRKCIGTGEMKPKKEMIRIVRSKEGEVSIDPTGKKSGRGAYLSLSEEAINAAKKKNSLSNHLDADVPASIYDELLELAAKEKK, from the coding sequence GTGAACAACCGTAAAAAGATACCATTAAGGAAATGTATCGGCACCGGTGAAATGAAGCCAAAGAAAGAAATGATCCGGATTGTTCGTTCCAAGGAAGGAGAGGTATCAATTGATCCAACCGGGAAGAAATCCGGCCGTGGAGCCTATTTGAGCCTTTCTGAGGAAGCCATTAACGCTGCCAAAAAGAAAAACAGCCTGTCAAATCATTTAGATGCTGACGTGCCTGCTTCCATTTATGATGAACTATTGGAACTGGCGGCTAAGGAGAAAAAATGA
- the nusA gene encoding transcription termination factor NusA yields the protein MSNELLDALTILEKEKGISRDVLVEAIEAALVSAYKRNFNQAQNVRVDFNLMNGSMRVFARKEIVDEVFDSRLEISLDEAKGINPNYELEDVVELEVTPKNFGRIAAQTAKQVVTQRVREAERGIVYNEFIDREEDIMTGIVQRRDSKYIYVALGKTEALLPANEQMPNESYQPHERYKVFLTKVEKTSKGPQIFVSRTHPGLLKRLFELEVPEIFDGTVEIKSVAREAGDRSKISVYSDNPEVDPVGACVGPKGQRVQAIVNELKGEKIDIVKWSEDPVVFVANALSPSKVLEVIVNEEEKATTVIVPDYQLSLAIGKRGQNARLAAKLTGWKIDIKSETDAREAGIYPVVRDNEEEEMEFTGFTFGLDDDSEE from the coding sequence ATGAGTAATGAATTACTCGATGCACTGACCATTTTAGAAAAGGAAAAAGGCATTTCAAGAGATGTTCTTGTAGAAGCCATTGAAGCTGCTCTTGTATCAGCATACAAAAGAAACTTTAATCAAGCGCAAAACGTTCGCGTGGATTTCAATTTAATGAATGGATCCATGAGAGTGTTTGCTCGTAAAGAAATTGTGGATGAAGTATTTGACTCCCGTCTTGAAATTTCCCTTGATGAGGCTAAAGGCATCAATCCAAACTATGAGCTTGAAGATGTAGTCGAACTTGAGGTTACGCCAAAGAACTTTGGCCGCATCGCAGCACAAACAGCTAAACAGGTCGTCACACAGCGTGTCCGTGAAGCTGAAAGAGGAATCGTCTATAACGAATTCATTGATCGTGAAGAGGATATCATGACAGGCATTGTCCAACGTCGTGATTCTAAATATATTTATGTGGCTCTTGGCAAAACGGAGGCTTTGCTACCAGCAAATGAGCAAATGCCAAACGAAAGCTACCAGCCGCACGAGCGCTACAAAGTATTCCTGACTAAGGTGGAGAAAACATCTAAAGGGCCGCAAATCTTTGTATCCCGTACACACCCAGGATTATTAAAGCGCTTGTTTGAGCTTGAAGTGCCTGAGATTTTCGATGGTACGGTTGAAATCAAATCTGTTGCACGTGAAGCGGGTGACCGTTCTAAGATCTCCGTGTATTCTGATAATCCAGAAGTTGACCCGGTCGGTGCATGTGTTGGTCCAAAAGGGCAGCGTGTCCAAGCGATCGTCAACGAATTAAAAGGCGAGAAAATCGATATTGTTAAATGGTCTGAAGATCCTGTCGTATTCGTTGCGAATGCACTTAGCCCTTCTAAGGTGCTTGAGGTCATCGTGAATGAAGAGGAAAAAGCTACTACAGTTATCGTACCAGACTATCAATTATCACTCGCTATCGGAAAACGCGGTCAAAATGCCCGCCTTGCTGCGAAGCTGACAGGCTGGAAGATTGACATCAAGAGTGAAACAGATGCGCGTGAAGCAGGTATCTACCCTGTCGTGCGTGACAATGAAGAAGAAGAAATGGAATTCACCGGGTTCACATTTGGACTCGATGACGATAGTGAAGAGTAA
- the rimP gene encoding ribosome maturation factor RimP, whose translation MSKKVTEIVEEMAAPILEELNLELVEVEYVKEGRNWFLRVYIDKDGGVDIEECGLVSEKLSEQLDEKDPISNNYFLEVSSPGAERPLKKDQDYIKAIGKNVHVKTYEPIDNEKEFEGTLKDFDGSQVTLEIKIKTRKKELVIPYDKIAKARLAVSFS comes from the coding sequence ATGAGCAAGAAAGTAACAGAGATCGTCGAGGAGATGGCTGCCCCGATCCTTGAAGAGTTAAACCTCGAGCTCGTGGAAGTTGAATATGTTAAAGAGGGCAGAAATTGGTTCCTTAGAGTGTATATCGATAAGGACGGAGGCGTGGATATTGAGGAATGCGGCCTCGTTTCTGAGAAGCTGAGTGAACAGCTGGATGAAAAGGACCCTATTTCCAATAATTATTTCCTAGAGGTTTCTTCACCAGGGGCAGAGCGTCCTTTGAAGAAAGACCAGGATTATATAAAGGCAATCGGCAAGAATGTCCATGTCAAAACGTATGAGCCGATTGACAATGAGAAAGAGTTTGAAGGCACCCTGAAGGATTTTGACGGTTCTCAGGTTACGCTTGAAATCAAAATTAAAACACGTAAAAAGGAACTTGTCATTCCCTATGATAAGATTGCAAAGGCAAGACTTGCCGTCAGCTTTTCATAA